One window of the Candidatus Fermentibacter sp. genome contains the following:
- a CDS encoding sporulation protein: MSFFGKIKQGLGIGTASLELDIPQTFSRNASEFAGKVVLTGKSAQKVKSITFKMTEHYTTGTGENRTTKEYKLGELCLDQPFDLAADERREIEFKLPFSLKLSSTQALAEKGGVLGAIGKVASITSNEKSTYQIHASADLEGVALDPNDVRTVKPE; encoded by the coding sequence ATGTCGTTCTTCGGGAAGATCAAGCAGGGCCTCGGAATCGGCACGGCTTCACTCGAGCTGGATATTCCCCAGACTTTCTCCAGGAATGCCTCGGAGTTCGCCGGCAAGGTCGTCCTCACCGGCAAGAGCGCCCAGAAGGTGAAGTCCATCACTTTCAAGATGACCGAGCACTACACGACGGGCACGGGAGAGAACAGGACGACGAAGGAGTACAAGCTCGGCGAGCTCTGCCTCGATCAGCCCTTCGACCTGGCCGCCGACGAGCGCAGGGAGATCGAGTTCAAGCTGCCGTTCTCCCTTAAGCTCTCGAGCACTCAGGCTCTGGCCGAGAAGGGCGGCGTGCTGGGCGCCATCGGCAAGGTGGCTTCGATCACGAGCAACGAGAAGTCGACCTATCAGATCCACGCCTCGGCCGACCTCGAGGGCGTCGCACTCGATCCGAACGATGTCAGGACGGTGAAGCCCGAGTAG
- a CDS encoding methyltransferase domain-containing protein — protein sequence MTVDWAEEKRRKVVIEDQRRFLWMDDTVGMHARWLGLRPGMSVLDVGCGQGFIGSTWWPFFGEGGSYTGVDSCAGLLEKAVGLSPGWALGGSARFVRGDACSLPFPDGSFDWTACQTLLMHAADPGRILAEMVRVTRPGGVVSCNEPDNLAGMRSQGVCSASGTTLEEDLLTARVLHCWAEGRRKLGLGDWSIGPKVPMMMQKLGLAGIDIRADDRVPFVQPPYGTPEMEFGLGKIRERIADIETGRTADRNHDPMRADFRECFFAGGGTRYTWRKYVELCRVRDEAFASAAGRQLTDGSFFQCAACCSFFSIRGFRQ from the coding sequence TTGACGGTCGACTGGGCCGAGGAGAAGCGCAGGAAGGTCGTCATCGAGGACCAGAGGCGCTTCCTCTGGATGGACGACACTGTCGGGATGCACGCCCGATGGCTCGGGCTGAGGCCCGGCATGTCAGTCCTCGACGTCGGTTGCGGACAGGGATTCATCGGCAGCACCTGGTGGCCCTTCTTCGGTGAAGGAGGGAGCTACACGGGGGTCGACAGCTGCGCCGGGCTTCTCGAGAAGGCGGTAGGGCTGAGCCCCGGATGGGCGCTCGGAGGCTCCGCCCGGTTCGTCAGGGGCGATGCCTGCTCCCTCCCCTTCCCGGACGGATCGTTCGACTGGACGGCATGCCAGACCCTCCTGATGCATGCTGCCGACCCCGGCCGCATCCTCGCCGAGATGGTCCGCGTCACGAGGCCGGGCGGCGTCGTTTCGTGCAACGAGCCGGACAACCTGGCCGGCATGAGGTCACAGGGCGTCTGCTCCGCGTCCGGAACCACCCTGGAGGAGGATCTCCTCACCGCCAGAGTGCTGCATTGCTGGGCCGAGGGCAGGCGGAAGCTGGGTCTCGGGGACTGGTCGATCGGGCCCAAGGTGCCGATGATGATGCAGAAGCTCGGTCTCGCAGGCATCGACATCAGGGCCGACGACAGGGTGCCCTTCGTCCAGCCGCCCTACGGGACGCCGGAGATGGAGTTCGGCCTCGGGAAGATCCGTGAGAGGATCGCGGACATCGAAACCGGCCGGACGGCCGACAGGAACCACGATCCGATGCGGGCGGATTTCAGGGAGTGCTTCTTCGCCGGAGGTGGCACGAGGTACACCTGGCGGAAGTACGTCGAGCTCTGCAGGGTGAGGGACGAGGCGTTCGCGAGTGCAGCCGGCCGTCAGCTGACGGACGGGAGCTTCTTCCAGTGTGCCGCCTGCTGCAGCTTCTTCAGCATCAGGGGCTTCAGGCAGTGA
- a CDS encoding T9SS type A sorting domain-containing protein has protein sequence MDWNNDGILDIIFGEREGHINIYTGNGDGTLHFVAHLFDDASSEIMTNYNSSPYLVDWDEDGKLDLLLTGHLTETTNGGIVRVYPCSGDDPDSPVFDADYIDYTDFYNLWRTTSQPFDLDGDGDKDLVLGYEMGDVFFAENTGTDEAPQFTGYVPLQCASGAMNVYTTFPGGGRARENVFDYNSDGVPDILSGCSNGWIYVFLGSLTGIGGDEPEAGLSIGILETPSAGVFPYELTSPGGSDADIRVLDLSGRTVILLEGAAAGQGTLDLSGCPSGAYLVTAETDGGIATARLVKL, from the coding sequence GTGGATTGGAACAACGATGGCATCCTGGACATCATCTTCGGCGAGCGCGAAGGCCATATAAACATCTACACCGGCAACGGCGACGGAACCCTCCATTTCGTCGCGCACCTGTTCGACGACGCATCCTCCGAGATCATGACCAACTACAACTCCTCGCCCTACCTCGTGGACTGGGACGAGGACGGCAAGCTCGACCTGCTCCTGACCGGCCACCTCACGGAAACCACGAACGGCGGCATAGTGAGGGTCTACCCCTGCTCGGGCGACGACCCCGATTCCCCCGTGTTCGACGCGGACTACATCGATTACACAGACTTCTACAATCTCTGGCGCACGACCTCGCAGCCCTTCGACCTCGACGGTGACGGCGACAAGGACCTCGTCCTCGGATACGAGATGGGCGACGTGTTCTTCGCCGAGAACACCGGCACGGACGAAGCCCCGCAGTTCACGGGCTATGTCCCCCTCCAGTGCGCTTCGGGTGCGATGAACGTCTACACAACCTTCCCCGGAGGCGGGAGAGCGCGCGAGAATGTGTTCGACTACAACTCCGACGGGGTTCCCGACATCCTGTCGGGTTGCAGCAACGGCTGGATCTACGTGTTCCTGGGCAGTCTCACAGGGATCGGCGGGGACGAACCCGAAGCCGGCCTCTCGATCGGCATTCTGGAAACGCCTTCGGCGGGGGTATTCCCCTACGAGCTGACCTCGCCCGGAGGAAGCGATGCGGATATCAGGGTGCTCGATCTCAGCGGACGCACCGTGATCCTCCTGGAGGGCGCCGCTGCCGGCCAGGGCACCCTCGATCTCTCGGGCTGCCCGTCGGGTGCCTACCTGGTCACCGCGGAAACTGACGGCGGGATCGCGACCGCGAGGCTCGTGAAGCTCTAG
- a CDS encoding MerR family transcriptional regulator translates to MKDGTGSERFSIAELAALAGVSRRTVRFYVQTRLIPPPHGAGRGSYYTRNHLEAILHERARQAGPAHPRVPAGPVSAGGAFHSETVTIIRLAGGYSLLVGNGQAAPSSSVLERLSETLNDPGGSASGKRREGGDEEEG, encoded by the coding sequence ATGAAAGACGGAACAGGTTCGGAAAGATTCTCTATAGCAGAGCTTGCAGCGCTTGCAGGAGTCAGCAGGCGCACTGTCAGGTTCTATGTCCAGACCAGGCTGATACCCCCTCCCCATGGCGCCGGCAGGGGCAGCTACTATACCCGCAACCATCTCGAGGCCATCCTCCACGAAAGAGCCAGACAGGCCGGCCCTGCCCATCCCCGGGTACCGGCCGGCCCCGTGTCCGCCGGAGGGGCTTTCCACTCCGAAACCGTGACGATCATCCGGCTTGCCGGGGGGTACTCCCTGCTCGTCGGAAACGGTCAGGCCGCACCTTCCTCGAGCGTACTGGAAAGGCTTTCCGAAACATTGAACGATCCCGGTGGCTCGGCCTCCGGTAAAAGGAGAGAGGGCGGCGATGAAGAAGAAGGATAG
- a CDS encoding VIT domain-containing protein, which translates to MKKKDRAAPEGRDCGMVTSGGVAVPLKGVAMDVRVRGAAVLTTVSQRFRNDEESPIEALYSFPLEENSSVCGFEVEIGSRRIRGRVEEREKAFEKYDEAMQKGDSAFLLDQNRPDIFSVSVGRLLPGEEAVVRISHAGRTERFDRGLRLRVPTTISPRYIPPEKAVEMDPAELDAILPPAVIGGVPYGLSMSVDIEAGSAISTISCPSYPITVSIHGRNAQVGLAVREPQLDQDFVLDIELAEPGRAGVTACRDGSSVAMMLRFRPVLAESAKEPRDVVFIVDRSGSMAGESFEEARAALLLCLKSLEEGDRFNVVGFGSTMDMMFTAPVAYDQKNLDVTTAIAGKWIANLGGTEILAPMKAVLEKAGRGRKLNVLLLTDGEVGNEREVIELAGKHRKNARIFSFGIGRGASGTLVRGVAKASGGMAEFIFPGERIEPKVMRQMARLSAPYASDTKLDWGGLSPSVAVPAELPAFCTGDEIDILCRVPAVKDALVRIMAADGSVIAECTVDGSMPVSDDRTITLLLARDLIASIEQGAASGGSEQSARRRKGDEARILSTALEYGLVSSQTSYVAVEEREGDDKDGTVNLRRVPVALTRGYGGIQACLPCGAPQVAVSMAFAPFRGMKKAGRSLIGSLSKPSAVEVDSEEYHFAGEGASGSGPAAADRFMQLVGLQLANGSWRLGKELSALVEVEGFDALKAEVPERLRKDEVLATLVALFLLRRDFADRSDEWALIAEKALKWLAGHGVPRPPDPSSGTELAGWLKSL; encoded by the coding sequence ATGAAGAAGAAGGATAGAGCGGCACCCGAGGGCCGGGACTGCGGGATGGTGACTTCCGGGGGAGTGGCCGTGCCCCTGAAGGGTGTGGCCATGGACGTCAGGGTCCGTGGCGCTGCGGTGCTCACCACGGTTTCCCAGCGGTTCCGGAACGACGAGGAATCGCCCATAGAAGCTCTCTACAGCTTCCCCCTGGAGGAGAACAGCTCGGTATGCGGCTTCGAGGTCGAGATCGGGAGCCGCAGGATCAGGGGCAGGGTGGAGGAGCGCGAGAAGGCCTTCGAGAAGTACGACGAGGCTATGCAGAAGGGCGATTCGGCCTTCCTCCTCGACCAGAACAGGCCCGACATCTTCTCCGTGTCGGTCGGCCGGCTCCTCCCCGGCGAGGAGGCCGTGGTCCGCATCAGCCACGCGGGGCGGACGGAGAGGTTCGACAGAGGCCTCCGCCTCCGTGTCCCCACGACGATCTCTCCCCGCTACATCCCTCCCGAGAAGGCCGTGGAGATGGACCCGGCGGAGCTGGACGCCATACTGCCCCCTGCCGTGATCGGGGGCGTGCCCTACGGTCTCTCGATGTCGGTGGACATAGAGGCCGGGTCCGCCATAAGCACGATCTCGTGCCCTTCGTATCCCATCACCGTCTCGATTCACGGCAGGAATGCCCAGGTGGGCCTGGCCGTGCGCGAACCGCAGCTCGATCAGGACTTCGTGCTCGACATCGAGCTCGCCGAACCGGGCAGGGCGGGCGTGACGGCATGCCGCGACGGCTCGTCCGTCGCGATGATGCTCAGGTTCAGGCCCGTCCTCGCGGAATCCGCGAAGGAGCCCAGGGATGTCGTGTTCATCGTCGACAGGTCCGGCTCGATGGCCGGCGAGAGCTTCGAGGAGGCCAGGGCCGCCCTGCTGCTCTGCCTCAAGTCGCTCGAGGAGGGTGACAGGTTCAACGTGGTCGGCTTCGGCTCCACCATGGACATGATGTTCACAGCACCCGTCGCCTATGACCAGAAGAATCTCGATGTCACGACGGCGATAGCCGGGAAATGGATTGCCAACCTCGGCGGAACCGAGATCCTCGCACCGATGAAGGCCGTGCTCGAGAAGGCCGGGAGGGGCAGGAAACTCAATGTGCTGCTGCTGACCGACGGCGAGGTGGGCAACGAGCGGGAAGTCATCGAACTGGCCGGGAAACACAGGAAGAACGCCCGCATCTTCTCGTTCGGCATCGGGCGCGGGGCCAGCGGAACGCTCGTGAGGGGAGTCGCGAAGGCATCCGGCGGAATGGCCGAGTTCATCTTCCCCGGGGAGCGGATAGAGCCCAAGGTGATGCGCCAGATGGCCAGACTCTCGGCCCCGTATGCCTCCGATACGAAGCTCGACTGGGGCGGGCTCTCGCCGTCCGTCGCGGTTCCCGCGGAACTGCCCGCGTTCTGCACGGGCGACGAGATAGACATCCTTTGCAGGGTGCCGGCCGTGAAGGACGCCCTGGTGCGGATCATGGCAGCCGATGGTTCGGTGATCGCGGAATGCACGGTCGATGGTTCTATGCCTGTCTCGGATGATCGCACGATCACGCTGCTGCTGGCGCGAGACCTGATCGCGTCCATCGAACAGGGGGCGGCTTCCGGGGGATCTGAGCAGTCGGCGAGGAGACGGAAGGGCGACGAGGCCCGGATCCTCTCCACAGCTCTCGAATATGGCCTGGTCTCCTCGCAGACCAGCTACGTGGCCGTCGAGGAGCGGGAGGGCGACGATAAGGACGGCACGGTGAACCTAAGGCGCGTCCCGGTGGCTCTCACCAGAGGCTATGGCGGGATCCAGGCCTGTCTCCCGTGCGGGGCGCCCCAGGTTGCTGTTTCGATGGCATTCGCTCCCTTCAGGGGGATGAAGAAGGCCGGCCGTTCCCTCATCGGCTCCCTCTCGAAACCTTCAGCGGTGGAAGTCGATTCGGAAGAATATCACTTCGCCGGTGAAGGTGCGTCAGGATCAGGGCCGGCGGCAGCGGACCGCTTCATGCAGCTCGTCGGCCTGCAGCTCGCGAACGGATCCTGGAGGCTCGGGAAGGAACTCTCGGCACTGGTGGAGGTCGAGGGCTTCGATGCCCTGAAGGCTGAGGTCCCGGAACGACTGAGGAAGGACGAAGTCCTGGCGACGCTGGTCGCGCTGTTCCTTCTCCGCAGGGATTTTGCCGACAGATCCGACGAATGGGCCCTGATCGCGGAGAAGGCTCTGAAGTGGCTGGCGGGCCATGGTGTTCCCAGGCCGCCGGATCCTTCGTCCGGCACCGAGCTGGCCGGCTGGCTGAAATCCCTCTAG
- a CDS encoding M20/M25/M40 family metallo-hydrolase gives MVSTVCLVMLVAASTGAGDLVYVECDIRDTAATSWIEGMTILHTEADCFLALAGDLEPSGVSWTAIDEAPVDPDSYRILYRAMCGSAMPSLPGEVVLETERFILIRLASPDRGLVTVPGVGILRPLRPAEARMEPAPPEPTMVDTALVADIAAAVDGDSLQAFISHMQSYGTRYATSPEYDACADWADTWMSTHWIPCEQQYFDYGGLPICNVEAEIPGVEFPERIYIICAHLDSYCDEPSTAPGADDDGSGSATVMEAARVMAQYQFRNTVRFVLFTAEEFWMVGSEYYVQQAYEAGEDIRGAINLDMILWAPNDPDSVFIPYDAASEDLALAAGEAFAEYAPSIFPRIVYDPGAPSDHASFWKYGYDAIELAEGSADEIWGGYNPYYHEPEDLLLNYMPSFPYGTDVARAAVALLATLAEPLGPSSVEGGGAPIDVDIIVSPNPCTGGSLRVLVPEGLQPGAVLSVVDLAGRIVAETGSVGPGELVLDLGTLPGGVYSVVCPGAGAAPARFVLLD, from the coding sequence ATGGTTTCAACTGTCTGTCTCGTGATGCTTGTCGCGGCCTCGACGGGCGCAGGCGACCTCGTGTACGTGGAGTGCGACATCCGTGACACCGCCGCGACCTCCTGGATCGAAGGAATGACCATACTGCACACGGAGGCTGACTGCTTCCTCGCCCTGGCGGGCGACCTGGAACCTTCAGGCGTGTCCTGGACAGCGATCGATGAGGCTCCTGTCGATCCCGACTCGTACAGGATCCTGTACAGAGCCATGTGCGGGTCCGCGATGCCTTCTCTTCCGGGTGAAGTCGTGCTCGAGACCGAGAGGTTCATCCTGATACGGCTCGCCTCCCCGGATCGCGGCCTGGTGACGGTTCCCGGAGTCGGCATCCTGAGGCCTCTGCGCCCTGCGGAGGCTCGCATGGAACCTGCGCCACCTGAACCCACGATGGTCGACACGGCCCTGGTGGCGGACATAGCGGCCGCCGTGGACGGCGACAGCCTGCAGGCGTTCATCTCCCACATGCAGAGCTACGGCACGCGGTACGCGACTTCTCCGGAGTACGATGCCTGTGCCGACTGGGCAGACACCTGGATGTCGACGCACTGGATCCCCTGCGAGCAGCAGTACTTCGACTACGGCGGCCTGCCGATCTGCAACGTCGAAGCCGAGATACCGGGCGTCGAGTTCCCCGAGCGCATCTACATCATCTGCGCCCATCTCGACTCGTACTGCGACGAGCCTTCGACGGCCCCCGGGGCCGACGACGACGGCAGCGGCAGCGCCACGGTGATGGAAGCGGCCAGGGTGATGGCGCAGTACCAGTTCAGGAACACGGTGCGATTCGTGCTCTTCACGGCCGAGGAGTTCTGGATGGTCGGGAGCGAGTACTACGTCCAGCAGGCCTACGAAGCGGGCGAGGACATACGCGGGGCCATCAACCTCGACATGATCCTCTGGGCTCCGAACGACCCCGACTCGGTCTTCATCCCATACGACGCCGCATCCGAGGATCTGGCGCTCGCGGCGGGCGAAGCCTTCGCGGAGTACGCCCCCTCGATCTTCCCCAGGATCGTGTACGATCCGGGTGCGCCGAGCGACCATGCCTCGTTCTGGAAGTACGGCTACGATGCCATCGAGCTGGCCGAAGGCAGCGCGGACGAGATCTGGGGCGGCTACAACCCCTATTATCACGAGCCGGAGGACCTCCTGCTCAATTACATGCCAAGCTTCCCGTACGGAACGGATGTCGCACGTGCGGCCGTGGCCCTTCTCGCCACCCTGGCCGAACCTCTGGGCCCGTCGTCGGTGGAGGGCGGGGGAGCGCCCATCGACGTGGACATCATCGTGTCGCCCAATCCGTGCACGGGTGGATCGCTCAGAGTCCTCGTTCCGGAGGGCCTGCAGCCTGGTGCGGTCCTCTCGGTGGTCGACCTGGCGGGCAGGATCGTTGCGGAGACGGGATCGGTCGGGCCAGGTGAGCTCGTGCTGGATCTCGGGACGCTCCCGGGAGGGGTCTACTCGGTGGTGTGCCCCGGCGCGGGAGCCGCACCAGCCCGCTTCGTCCTCCTGGACTGA